The Colius striatus isolate bColStr4 chromosome 8, bColStr4.1.hap1, whole genome shotgun sequence genome includes the window CcccacagaaaatatttttgttactcTCCTAAACAGGAGAGAACTGGGCACAATAACCACAACCTGCTGATCCATTGCTCAGACCGCATATCTGCTCTCTTTCTGGGCAAAATTAGAACTAGTAGCCTAAATTAATGCTAAATGATCACAAATACTCCCAAAAAAATTTAATAGTAAGAATGTACTTGGCATCCCCCACaccctctttttaaaaaacgtTCTAAAAAAAGAATGCTTAGGACATATGCTAGATATACAGACTGAATCCTATCCAGTGACAGCATTAGTGATGGGATGCCTCATTTCACTACAACTCACTGATGTTCACAGAAAGATGGCAAGCCTGCTCTTCTCTTGGTCCCCAGAATTTTAAATATAGCATTGCCCAAGTCTTCCTGTACCCACTAGAATGTTTTGCTCTGAGAAGGGGTGCAGGATGCAATTTAAAACAtcagagaaaagagattaaTCAATTATATGGAATGTTACTGAGCAGACTCATGAATAGTTAAGAGTTCCTCAATAGCATTTGAAAATTTACATTATGTACATCACACTGTATTGAAGCTTTTATAGTCTAGAACAGTggatttagattttaaaaagggTTTAATTTAATCTTACACATATAGGAATAAATTAAGAAAGACAGCCCCACCTACTGACACAACGGTTACAGTACAGGATAATAACACgctgaacagaaaatatgagttttctttccatctctttcaCACTGACCTCAAAATCATTTTATACCAGCAAGGCAAGAACTCAAATCTCTCATTTCCCTCTGCTCTGTATGTAAGCTCAGATGACAAAGAAGTTTCTCATTATCCTGGCCAGAATGTACTGCTAATTGACAGGATAATGTAGGAACTTAGTTCAGCAATGTCAGAAAATCAAGTTCAATGCAAAGCTAATCGAAGAACCAACTGAAAGCTATCTGAATGGCTCAGCTACATATCATATCTCATGCACTGCTTCCCATGCTCAGGGCTGTAAGAACACTTTGTCAAGTCAACAATGGGATAACTCTCACTGCTCAGAATTATTTTTCaactttcagtatttttccaaGTAATACTGgcaattctttttcctttgaaaacttTTGATCCCTTttatctttgggttttttttcccccttgcctTTTGAGTGGGTGTATATAGTTCTAGAGTTTTGTTTCAGGACTATTAGTACtgctctttccccttcccttaAAGCTTATATTTCTATAAAATTATAGTTGTTACAAAGAACCTACAGAACTGCCAAGAGAAAGTTGCAGAGTTTCACCACAAAATTCTTTGACCATTAGTTTTCTACTGCCTGTGCCTGGCACAGTAAGCTCTCTTGGAAATACTTTGCTTTCCCTTCACTTTAGAGCCTCAGAAACAGACGGTGTGGAGTCATCCTACAATGAGTTACTTTTGAGCATCTAAGGTGAAGAAGTTCATGCTGGATAGACAGGCTAACACTGCCAGTAATTTCCCCATTATGTAACTTGTCTTTCctcatctgtttttctgtctaTAGTGCTAAGTCAAGTCACATCCAGAAATAAATATTCACTACATATATAAAGCTCTCAAGTAGGCTAATACCCTTGTCCAGTTCTGTTATCTCCTGCTTTTAGAAAACCAGACAGCGCtgtcataattttaaaattactacAAGCTTTTCATAACATTTAGCTGTGGTAAAACAGATTTgcaaaggtgatttttttttccctgctttttcctctttggtgaaaagttaatttaattATTGAGATACTAGAGAATGGGAAGCACTGGGATGAATTAAGTATCACTTTGTaacagcagggaaaaagaattaaaaatcattactacaggaattaaaaaaacccacaaaaatcaaacaacaacaaaaaaaccccacaaaaaccaAACTGCCACTGGACACAGGAAAATTTAACTTTACAGGGCTGTCAATGCCACAGCATTTTAAGTTGAGAAATTGCTGTATGGAAGCTGATGGAACATCTTTTCATCTCTAGCTTGTTGCAAGGCATAAAAAGTGACGCAGCATGCGTCATTTTTGTGGCATATGTTCATATTTAACAGGGACTGTTCGATTAACAGTTCTTTCATAAAGCTTTTACAATCACTACGTTCAAATATGTTCTACTAATCAATGCAAAACCAGAGATTAATTCTTCAGGTGCATTTTATTAGCAATGATGAATATAAATCTCTTATGAAAATACTCTTAGCATTTCAATATATAAGAGTTGTCTATAAAAATATACTACTACATTACAAAGCCAGTAACTTCTACAAAGCATATTATTGAACATTCATTTAACAATATATATGACACAGTAAAAATCCTTTAATTAATGATGGAGGTATTTTCACCCCCTTTTTTTGTCAAACAGTAACTCACATAACATAAGAAATTACTCATTCTGATAGACAGAAATGTTATCACCATAGAAGTCTATGTATCTTCTACCCTGAAGTTAACCTGCATCTGCAGGAACGTAAAGCCACAACTTTTCTTTGGATGGACAGGCAATTATGACCATTCTGTTGGTAATTTTAACATCCTGCTGAAGCCAGTGTTGCACAACTGCTGTCAGTATTGCCAACTCTGAATCCAAGCAGGAACAGAGATCATGTTTCTACTACCCTTGTGGGACTGATGCCACAGATGAGCCTACCACAGTTAGAGAATTAGAAAATAGATTCTTTCTGGTTAACTACTGCTAGTTATCAAGGACACAACTTTTCAAGAGGCTGCCTCTCAAGAAATAACCTTTCTTCCAACAGGCAGCTCttcaacaaaataaagaaaatactgcaAGGGGCAAGTGTTTATACTAAATGATGATCAAGGTTGTATTACCCATCTTGCCATTATCAACTGACAGGAAAAGCTATCTTGGAACAGTTTTTGGAACTGGGAAAGAGCCTAGTTTCaggtttcagaagaaaaattatacaTGAAACTAGTTATTTCACCAGTGCTGTTATACTGAGGTTACTTCATGCCTGGTGTTAAGACAAATACAGGAAATCCACTTTTATCTTGTAGACTGCAATTGTCAAATTCTTAGTGTAGATGCATTTAGAGAGCTTTTAGAACATACTTTGACAACCAACTTAACCTGAAAGAAATTGTCTGCTGCACAGTGACAGTATATAGCTTTTTCAGGCATCAACTTTCTGTAGAAGAGTTGGGTACATAAGGCTTTAAGGTGATAGAAGTCCCACTGATGACAACAGATGATTAGTGTTTTGCATAGTAAAGAACATAAGAAACACATTTGTGATGCATCAGTACCAACTATACCTTTTTACCCTGTGTTTATGTGCAAAACAAccaattatttctctttctattcAAGATCCACCAAAATCGGTACATTGAATTAACATGTTGAAATTCAAGAGACACTTAACTTTATAGTACAGCAATTACAATGCAACAATAGTCCACCATATTACAAAGGATGAACTTCCTATTAGAAACTTACATTTATAGAACTTAAACCCACTGTAAATATCACAAAAACCCTACACGTGATGAACATCAATAACACATTCGACTCAAAGCTCAGAAAAAATAGCATTTGACCCTGAGAAACTTGCTGTATTGAAGTTTaagctaaaaaatattttgacagtaAAAAACTGTtcaaggagaagggaaaaaaaggaaaggaaaaaacagaatctGAAAGAATCAAGGCTCAGCCAGTTTCATTTCAGAATCTCAAACTCTTAAGCTCTAGAAGAAAGAAGTTTGACCATCTTAACAGGAActctaagaaatattttcaattacaaaaaaaaaccctaacaacaTTTTAGGGTATCCATACTTCAGTAAGATTTCATTATCTTTAAGGCTTCCAAGTCTATATTGGAGGAAGAAATTCCTTTTACAATTGAGGTGGTTGAAAAAACTTAAAGCTtaaaagtcttccattctcAAAATCATCTAGAAAAGCTAGTTACAGAAGCTAGCTTGTCATGCTTTAGGACTAGAGAAGCCGTAGTCAGAGTCCTTCTTTCTCACCACAGGTAAACAATTCTCTAACAGATGGATCAAAATCAAAATAGTGTTCCAAAAAATACAATGTTGTCAAACATAGGATCTTGTTTAGGTTATTAGCAACTTAAGTATTTAGGAAGGTTTAGGAACAGCAAAAGAAGTAGACAGAGCCATAACAAAACCCTATAGgttctcagaaagaaaaaaacaaccatctGGGAGTTTTGGCACTACAGGTATGGAAATATATCAAAGGAGTTTCTGCAAGAACATGAGATAAAAATTACCAATCACTGTTTCAAGTTGTTGGTTTCAGGTCAGCTTATTTTCTACACTTAAGGGCAAGAAGACAGTCCATTCTTCAGTGGTCTgttcactgaaataatttcatctACAGATCTTTCGATATAAACCTCCACATTATTTTTACTCTATACTGACAAAACAGCACTCATATACTGTAATTTAAACTATTATCTAATTCCCCTTCCTAATGTTTTCATGCTGTCATCAAGTTCAGGCTActttggttttgccttttcCAACAACCTTACTAAAAGAGTTACACTGCTGGATCAGCTCCCAGGGCAAGCTCACCACACAACCATATAAGCATGACCACTAAGCCAATGGGAGGGAGCAGGACTAGCTGACATTCCAAATTTACATCAGTATGAACTGCTTTGGAACCACACCTTTGCAAGTTAATTCAGATGTGTGCATATTGAGCATGAAGTAAAAAATGCattctatttttcttccatgcCCTGAAAGCTGTTGCTCAATGGCAATGATGGCTGAACAGAAGAACAAACAATTCCAGTTTACAATTTCAAGTATTAAGCAAAATGAGTGTCAAACTGGGATTTTATTATTATATCAGGCTGTAAAGATATGTGAAAGCAGTTTCATACTACTCCTGActttgtcagcagcagctgaacttCAGCcttcaggaaaagcagagaatgGACAACTATAAGCAGGGTCTGATTTACCACTCCGGTGAAATCTGCTTGTGTCCATAAATGTGTATGCATTCAGAGTGCTGAATGTACAGAATCTTGCACAAACATGGCTCTTCACATCCAGATGCATCCCAAAGTAGTATATACATTCCAGTCCTTTGGGACTCAAGTCCCTAAATCTGACCTGCCATAATGCAATGCTTATTGGCAAAAGAAAATATACGTGACTAGAAATCTGTAAATCAAAATAGTAAAACATACACAATCTTTAGTGATTTGGAAAAATCCCCCCACACATACGGAGTCCACAGAATGCTGTAGACTCCTTTAGAAAAAACACTATAGTGAGTAAATAACTGAAAACCACCTCATGATACGACAAATCAAATAAAGATTCAAGTCAAAATTTTCTTTAACCACTTCTGAGACTAGACCTAAAAATACACACGACTCCATTCGGGAAAATCCCCCTGCCCAATACTAAACATATAGTGCTCCTCAAACAGGAAAGATATTAAAATCAATAACCCAAGCCTTGTTGCTATCAAGATAGAGCCTATAAAAGTGAGAGGATGTGTATGAGAGGTGACTAAGTGCAGATTTGAAAAGGCCAGCTGTAGAAATGAGGCTGAAACTGCCCACTAGCACTGCGTGATGTAGTGTGGATGCCAGCACGTCATGAGATATGTACATATAGCTTCACCCTCCCTACTTGTTCTGTAGAATCTCTGCTATTCCTTGACCAACCAGCATTTACTGTGAAATTGCAATTACTCTGTACTTCTGTAAATTCTTAGTAAATAGGAAGATTTACAGTAAAGCATTTGCCCAGCTTTATGACGGTCAAAACTTAAACTTGGTCTCATAAAGAATTCTTTTACAAAAGAATCTCAACAGATGGATCATAAGTAGCATTTAAAATAACCTCTATTAAATAcctaaaaaaatataatattttgCATAGAATAAAGGAAAGTGCAGCTACAGCATAACATTCCATACCACAAGAAATGGCTAATTTATGAGTGGTATACAATTAACTCTTGTGTCTCATCACTGAGATTGCAGCACCAAAAGATATGttgattgggaaaaaaaaaccccacattaaaaaaaaaaagggattaaGTTATTTCATTATGTCTGTAAAGTGGGTACAAAcgttttaaattctttttaagaGGACATAAAGCCAATAGATATCTTTCACAAGTTAATCCTCTGTTCATATAATTTGGAAAGATGAAACAGCCTTTGTTCTTTTAGAatccaaattaaaaataaatccccaTTTGGCAtctgttttggagaaaaaaaaaagtcttgtagTCTGCAAGTTTTATCTATTCTATAGAAGTTGAATGTTGATAAGATCTTCATTCTTTTCTAACTTTTGTACTGCAATCACTCTGGTAATTAAGCACAGAATAGTGTTAAATAAGCCTAGCAGACCCATTCCCACTGTTCAGAAGAATGAAGAACAGGTCTAAGAAGTAGAGAATCAGGAATTTTAGGTTGTCCACTTTTGACAGGAAAACAAGcaacttttaaatatatctCTACTTCTCCTATTTGCATgcctaaatataagaaaaaaagcatataCCTAATCAGTTCTCAAAACATATTCAATTTGGGGTTCTTTTTATAAATCAACTTACTTTATTGGCTATAACTTGGTACTACAATTTGGTAAATgagataaaataaataaaaaataaatattttatgtatatcTCAAGATCAGTTTTATCTGCAAGGAATTAGTGTCTGTGTCCTTAGATTTCATTTTGCTTGgcttttttcaggctttgtcgCCACTTGCGAATGGCAGTTCCACAACTACTTGCTACTACACAAAGGGCACCACCCACAGTCCACCATGTCGGTATATgattgagaaaaataatttgtaaaataaaagcaaacaccaCATCCATTGTTCTCATCATGGCTACAGGTCCAGCTTTCTCTATCTGCAATGCTTTTGTGAGTAATATCTGACCCCCTAACCCTAACAAGCCTATTGATATAAGAAGAACCCTGTCTTTGCCACAATATGGTAAACGCCATTCATTCATAACAAACAGTGCTATAACACATCCAATTAAACCAATGACTGCATAATACCAAATTGACAAAAAATAATGCACAGATTTTCCCACTTTCCTTATTATAACAATAGTTGAAGCTACAGATACTGTGCTTGCAATTGCTGCTATAGTCCCTTTAATGTGATCTGTGTAACTTCCCTCAATCCCAGTGACGTGTGACCCAAACAGAAACGGTGGTCTGGCAATCAGAACCACTCCAGTGATTGCAAAGAGGGTAAATAGAAGATCCCAAGCACTGTATTTCTCTTTGAGAAAGATCCATGCCAGCAATGATGTAAAAACAGGACCAGTAAAAGTTATAACAGTGGCATCAGCCAGTGGCATGACTTGGAAAGCATAGTAGAGAAGAACCATTGCGCAGGAGCCAAGGAATCCTcggaagaaaagaaacattcttTTACCCTTTGGTCCCAAAAATCCTGTTctgaaaaaacaagaaatgtcATGTTAATGTCACTGGCTTGTTTATCTCATAACCAACATGAATAACCAATTACCTTTAAACGTACACACCATTCTACATTGTACACATCTTTCTAgatgagggagctatcttcaaataTCAAAATACTTTTAACTGTCTGATCACAGACCAATTTattcccatcaccaccccccaATCTGAATCCAGAACCTGTTCATTAGCTATtaattttttgctttcaaaataatcCAAGAATATCTAGAAATTACCTTCTAGTTTTTAAGAACATCGCTTCAGGGAAGACCAATACATTTGATATATTTTTTGAGAAACCTCTACAATTCAGAGaggcaaatattttaattgttctGAATTGTACTAATTCAACTAATCTGAAACAATACAGTTATGCAATTTAAGTCTAAATTAAAGTAATATTGCAGTCTGATTTGAGCAAACATTCTAGATGTAGTTTAAAGAAATAACTTTATAAACATTTGCAACACTTACTTGTAGTATATTAAACCAGGAAGAACAAATGCCATTTGCAAAACACATCGAATTGCACTCACTTCCACTGAATGTAcatcttctatttttttaagaaataaagaggCCACTGAGAAAAGGAAGGCAGCCAGTACAGTATAAAACAGACCAAGTCCTGGACACTCAGCTTTCTTCTTTGCTCCTGCAATAGATAAACTCCAGTTAATAATGATCCATTTGAAGACTTCTCAGGTCAGACAGCTCTACATACTGCAGTGCTCCACACATTTTTGTAGCTATTCTGTGGTAGAGGACACgggaaacaaaagaaacaaatgtgaaTACTGTGGGTGTTAGCAGGAGACAAGAGATGAACTCTAATAATTTCAGTACAAAACTTCTCACAGTTCTACATCAGTTAGCAGGCTTTACTTCTTGGAGGCATCAGACTAGTTTAGGCGATTCACTACAGGACCAGTTGTATGACTCTGATCACCACCAAGGACCAATAAACAGAACTGAAGGCAAAATAGTCTACTTTCAGATTCTGAAACACTGGAAGTTATTAGCTTGGGAATCATTTGATTATTAAGTTAAGTGAGGATCATTAGGCCAATGGATTAAAGGCCAACATCacatcagtcttcaaaaaggacaacttgagacaggccggtcagcctcacctccatccctggaaaggtgatggaacaactcatcctgaacataatcactaaacatatgaaggaaatgGTGGttatcagaatcatagaatggtagggttggaagggagctttagagatcatttagtccaatccccctgcagaagcaggttcacctagatcaggtagcatagaaacatgtccaggcaggtcttgaagacctccaaggaaggagactccacaatccccctgggcagcctgtgccactgctctgtcaccctcacagtgaaatagtttttctcttgtatttaagtgaaactttttgtgttccagcttcattccattaccccttgtcctgttactagctactatggacaaaaagggatgtcccaacctcctgacacccaccctttagatgtttgtaaatgttcataagatcttccctcagtctcctcttctccagactaaacaaccccagttgccacagcctttcctcatatgaaagatgttccattcccctgatgatcttggtggccctgcactggactctctccagcacttccctgtccctcttgagctgaggagcccagaactggacacacaaCTTCagttgaggcctcaccagggcagagtagagagagagaagaacctcccttgacctgctggccacactcttcttgatgcatcccaggatgccagtGGCCTTcttggttatcagggggagtcaacatggtttcatcaaggggaaatcctgtttgaccaacctgatagccttctatgagagcatgactgtctggctagatgaggggagagcagtggatgtcctctaccttgacttcagcaaggcttttgacatcgtttcccataacatcctcatcagaaagctcaagcagtgtggcct containing:
- the SLC35G1 gene encoding solute carrier family 35 member G1 produces the protein MNSEKHFEDTGNALAPRNNATQVLRHRFPEFYSRAGASACAPRLPPRLTAAGGTRLRSGAMRAPPPETPPPRCSLPSPGAAQAPRPGAAPRSQGGHGGLRGRGGELGSALAPMPGRALSSCRARGPARGGGEAATRYSLPPPRSAVRSRGGGKEGAGQRWAVAPHAQEARCRLERRREHRGQPAVLMVLCQGGEAAAAAPAAGGKEAAVPLSREDGAGTGQPCPCPAPGTEATGAEERRVCGCCSGSSWPCCYKAPGAKKKAECPGLGLFYTVLAAFLFSVASLFLKKIEDVHSVEVSAIRCVLQMAFVLPGLIYYKTGFLGPKGKRMFLFFRGFLGSCAMVLLYYAFQVMPLADATVITFTGPVFTSLLAWIFLKEKYSAWDLLFTLFAITGVVLIARPPFLFGSHVTGIEGSYTDHIKGTIAAIASTVSVASTIVIIRKVGKSVHYFLSIWYYAVIGLIGCVIALFVMNEWRLPYCGKDRVLLISIGLLGLGGQILLTKALQIEKAGPVAMMRTMDVVFAFILQIIFLNHIPTWWTVGGALCVVASSCGTAIRKWRQSLKKAKQNEI